The Sulfitobacter sp. S223 genome has a window encoding:
- a CDS encoding polysaccharide biosynthesis/export family protein yields MKRYLFVGLLALLAGFFGVERVEAQGTYRLSTGDTLTFQVLEDPSLNRNLLVLPDGTVSLPNVGVIKVSGQTLTTLKNRVTDRLTPFFAQPPTVFLSVAALAPPKVPAAPRQPAPPPVISIYALGEFAKPGKFDVKPNTTLLQFLAASGGLTRFAATKRLQLRRTAPGMTESIYTINYRQLAAGAARGKPIVLIEGDVIIAPERRLFE; encoded by the coding sequence TTTTTGTCGGGCTGCTGGCGCTGCTGGCTGGTTTTTTCGGTGTTGAGCGGGTCGAGGCACAGGGCACCTACCGGTTGAGTACGGGCGACACCCTGACTTTTCAGGTGCTGGAAGATCCATCACTCAACCGAAACCTTCTGGTACTGCCTGACGGTACAGTTTCGCTCCCCAACGTCGGAGTAATTAAAGTGTCCGGACAGACACTGACAACGCTCAAGAACAGGGTCACGGATCGCCTCACGCCGTTCTTTGCGCAGCCTCCGACAGTCTTTTTGTCTGTTGCGGCTCTCGCCCCGCCAAAGGTTCCTGCTGCGCCGCGTCAACCAGCACCACCGCCCGTGATCTCTATCTACGCGTTGGGTGAGTTCGCAAAACCCGGCAAATTTGACGTAAAGCCGAACACAACACTGCTGCAGTTTCTGGCCGCAAGCGGCGGGCTGACGCGCTTTGCGGCAACCAAACGCCTGCAACTACGTCGCACCGCCCCCGGAATGACCGAGAGCATTTATACCATCAATTATCGCCAGCTTGCCGCCGGTGCAGCCCGTGGCAAACCCATCGTTCTGATCGAAGGCGACGTGATCATCGCCCCTGAACGGCGTCTGTTCGAGTAA